In Candidatus Kaistella beijingensis, a genomic segment contains:
- a CDS encoding DUF3883 domain-containing protein, protein MNIQELRETQAKFQILIDNLIENKKSLYKLRDDFAKYYNETRILNMPLDTYVLGKSHTDVKFHFCYTTERSLDRLGRIIGSKADKFGVYYGKTKSENEYKYRFTKKWGNSKEEVFINIKHSIVELIEAGKKRDLKTLAKNKISPMFKGKILNVYYPEEYLNVFSDEHLDYFLVLFNLDNPKLIMSNSVYKREALKDFKNSDEIMKDWPMDIFADFLYKYFHPKLNKEKDFKINKKLDDDYGDQQFPSEYLAEWEDLEMMQGEPIKKVKSKEVPKDNPDYEKEARKLKKLGDRGEKIVIEMEQKRLTELGFPALAEKVEKAKYDYLGYDILSYETNGDERYIEVKATRAKVGTANFFLSSNELETAEELPNYYIYMVYDITSKNPKIWIIDNPFNPENDKVVKTPVSYRVIIEAKKREY, encoded by the coding sequence ATGAATATTCAAGAACTTAGAGAAACGCAAGCGAAGTTTCAAATTTTGATTGATAATTTAATAGAAAATAAAAAATCATTATATAAACTAAGAGATGATTTTGCAAAGTATTATAATGAAACCCGTATACTAAACATGCCTTTAGATACCTATGTTTTAGGTAAATCTCACACTGATGTTAAATTTCATTTTTGTTACACTACTGAAAGGAGTCTTGATAGATTGGGTAGAATTATTGGATCTAAGGCTGATAAGTTTGGTGTATATTATGGCAAGACAAAATCTGAAAATGAATATAAATATAGATTCACAAAAAAATGGGGTAATTCTAAAGAAGAAGTCTTTATTAACATTAAACATTCAATAGTAGAATTAATTGAAGCAGGTAAGAAAAGAGATTTGAAAACGCTTGCAAAGAATAAAATTTCCCCAATGTTTAAGGGTAAAATCTTAAATGTTTATTACCCAGAAGAATATTTAAATGTTTTTTCTGATGAACATTTAGATTATTTTTTGGTTTTGTTCAATTTAGATAACCCTAAACTTATCATGTCCAATTCAGTCTATAAGAGAGAGGCGCTTAAAGATTTCAAGAATAGTGATGAAATTATGAAGGACTGGCCAATGGATATTTTTGCTGATTTCCTTTATAAGTATTTTCATCCGAAACTTAATAAAGAAAAAGACTTTAAAATAAATAAAAAACTTGATGATGATTATGGTGACCAGCAATTTCCTTCTGAATATCTTGCTGAATGGGAGGATTTAGAAATGATGCAGGGTGAACCTATTAAAAAAGTTAAAAGTAAGGAAGTTCCAAAAGATAATCCAGATTATGAAAAGGAAGCAAGAAAACTAAAAAAACTTGGTGATCGAGGTGAAAAAATTGTAATTGAAATGGAACAAAAAAGACTAACTGAACTTGGTTTTCCTGCACTCGCAGAAAAAGTTGAAAAAGCAAAATATGATTATTTAGGATATGACATATTATCTTATGAAACTAATGGTGACGAAAGGTATATTGAAGTAAAGGCAACACGCGCAAAAGTTGGGACAGCCAATTTCTTTTTATCAAGCAATGAGTTAGAAACGGCAGAAGAACTTCCGAATTACTACATTTATATGGTTTACGATATAACATCAAAAAATCCTAAGATTTGGATAATCGATAATCCATTTAATCCTGAAAATGATAAAGTTGTTAAAACTCCGGTTTCTTATCGGGTTATTATAGAAGCAAAAAAAAGAGAATATTAG
- a CDS encoding DUF6943 family protein, producing MQVFLGKFPVTEPVEPHHFSACLFPRFADARPSSFTQNTDKPCFQFRHRAQSCVSVPSIHTVTPLSFPFLSLTLIAPQSKSRPPEKNKKKKVKLCSQKNALTISSRKRFFAKNIVVKENTPIFFAKKYCIAFSFQKGRALSFFSFFLLEIFLRSITFKTRVMLKFKVRTYSVHQQTPKMAIFILNRGRNAGKPLQEPCPNCFIIYCSSLDEMETVYWTFYAFWKHGFFHPHLCGSVIEMLRLCDLKTLMRNFIQPALEKSAKNPEMVLKIKATWELETKIRQQAQAVEELRNALVRRYYLTA from the coding sequence GTGCAGGTATTCTTAGGAAAATTCCCGGTTACTGAGCCTGTCGAACCCCACCATTTTTCTGCGTGTCTGTTTCCCCGGTTTGCCGACGCTCGTCCAAGTTCCTTCACTCAAAACACGGACAAGCCGTGTTTTCAGTTTCGTCACCGCGCACAGTCGTGTGTCAGTGTTCCAAGTATTCACACTGTCACACCACTGTCTTTTCCATTCCTTTCCCTCACCTTGATTGCCCCTCAATCGAAGAGTAGGCCACCAGAAAAAAATAAAAAAAAGAAAGTAAAGTTATGCAGTCAGAAAAATGCGCTGACAATATCAAGCCGCAAGCGGTTTTTTGCAAAAAATATCGTCGTGAAAGAAAATACGCCCATATTTTTTGCAAAAAAATATTGCATCGCTTTTTCCTTCCAGAAGGGCAGAGCACTTTCTTTTTTTTCCTTTTTTCTTTTAGAAATATTTCTGCGGAGCATAACTTTTAAAACCCGAGTTATGCTTAAATTCAAAGTTCGGACATACTCTGTCCACCAGCAAACGCCAAAAATGGCAATCTTTATCCTTAACCGTGGCAGAAATGCAGGAAAGCCACTACAGGAACCCTGCCCAAACTGCTTTATCATTTATTGTAGCAGTCTAGATGAAATGGAAACCGTTTATTGGACATTTTACGCCTTCTGGAAACACGGATTCTTCCATCCGCACCTTTGCGGAAGCGTGATCGAAATGCTTCGCTTATGCGACCTCAAAACGCTGATGCGGAACTTCATCCAGCCTGCGCTGGAAAAGTCTGCCAAAAACCCCGAAATGGTGCTGAAAATAAAAGCCACCTGGGAACTGGAAACAAAAATCCGCCAGCAGGCACAAGCCGTTGAAGAATTGCGGAATGCATTAGTCCGCCGTTACTATCTTACCGCGTAA
- a CDS encoding DUF6266 family protein yields MGKINQGILGGVSGKVGNIIGGNWKGIDYIRIKPSSVANPRTKGQVEQRTKFSTVLAFLQPMTDFLKTGFKLYSSGMTQFNAAMSYNLGNAVLTNGTDISIDYPNALVSRGNLTGAVNGAAVSNNPAEVVLNWDNNSDSGSALATDKALIVILNTTKGEAIYTTAGPLRSAVTATMSLPVEYSGDKIEVYLGFISDDGSRVSNSAYLGSVTVA; encoded by the coding sequence ATGGGAAAGATTAATCAAGGGATTCTCGGTGGAGTATCCGGCAAAGTAGGAAATATTATCGGTGGTAACTGGAAGGGCATCGATTATATCAGAATTAAGCCTTCCAGCGTTGCGAATCCACGCACAAAAGGACAAGTGGAGCAAAGAACCAAGTTTTCAACTGTTCTTGCATTTTTGCAACCAATGACTGACTTCCTGAAAACAGGCTTTAAACTGTATTCAAGCGGTATGACGCAGTTCAACGCAGCAATGTCTTATAACCTTGGAAATGCAGTTTTAACTAATGGAACAGACATCTCAATTGACTATCCAAACGCATTGGTTTCCCGTGGAAACTTAACCGGAGCGGTTAATGGTGCAGCAGTATCAAATAACCCTGCTGAGGTAGTTCTTAACTGGGACAATAATTCAGACAGCGGAAGTGCTTTGGCAACAGATAAGGCGTTAATCGTTATTCTGAATACAACCAAGGGCGAAGCAATTTATACGACTGCAGGACCACTAAGGTCAGCAGTAACCGCTACAATGAGTTTGCCAGTGGAATATTCAGGAGATAAGATTGAAGTGTATTTAGGCTTCATTTCTGACGATGGTTCAAGAGTTTCCAACAGCGCTTATTTAGGATCCGTAACGGTAGCGTAA
- a CDS encoding MarR family winged helix-turn-helix transcriptional regulator, translating to MNTDFFIDLLHQVKEFENSEAYKPHSNVEDFRLWLNDKKYRKESPTKLFKNEQHQVSFTENEICKQVLLLGRYSRQLIRKGLNDFPELANEEFTYLYRLKDEPNLTKIQLIERNGHEKQTGTQIIKRLLEYGLIEEKNDSEDKRSKRLNLTEKGEDYFHRSVEKVNLTSRILAGKLENNEKAELLELLRKLNDFHSHVYSEYKRSNIDEILEISAS from the coding sequence ATGAATACTGATTTTTTCATTGATCTGCTTCATCAGGTTAAAGAATTTGAAAATTCCGAAGCTTATAAACCTCACTCTAATGTTGAGGATTTCCGTCTTTGGCTGAATGATAAAAAATACCGAAAAGAGAGCCCAACCAAACTTTTTAAAAATGAACAGCATCAGGTTTCTTTTACAGAAAATGAAATCTGCAAACAGGTTTTGCTTTTGGGACGATATTCCAGACAATTAATTAGAAAGGGCTTGAATGATTTCCCTGAATTGGCCAATGAAGAATTCACCTACCTTTACCGATTGAAGGACGAACCGAATCTGACTAAAATTCAGTTAATCGAAAGAAACGGTCACGAAAAACAAACCGGAACTCAAATCATCAAGCGTCTTCTGGAATATGGATTAATTGAAGAAAAGAACGACAGCGAAGACAAAAGAAGTAAGCGCTTGAACCTCACCGAAAAAGGTGAAGATTATTTCCACCGTTCCGTTGAAAAAGTGAATTTGACGTCGCGAATTCTTGCCGGAAAACTCGAAAATAATGAAAAAGCCGAACTTTTGGAATTACTCAGAAAGCTGAATGATTTTCACTCGCATGTTTACTCTGAGTATAAACGCTCTAACATTGATGAAATTCTTGAAATTTCCGCTAGTTAA
- a CDS encoding SDR family oxidoreductase has translation MEGLTKSLAAEFSAQKIRVNAIAPSLTDTNLASQLLGTPEKREASAKRHPLQRVGTAEEIAEMTAFLVSDKSSWITGQIFGIDGGMGSVKL, from the coding sequence GTGGAAGGCCTTACAAAAAGTCTGGCGGCGGAATTCTCGGCTCAGAAAATTAGGGTTAATGCGATTGCACCTTCTTTAACGGACACGAATCTGGCATCACAGCTTTTAGGAACACCTGAGAAAAGAGAAGCTTCCGCGAAAAGACATCCGCTGCAAAGAGTAGGAACGGCTGAAGAAATTGCAGAAATGACGGCTTTCCTCGTTTCAGATAAATCTTCGTGGATTACAGGACAGATTTTCGGAATTGATGGCGGAATGGGAAGTGTTAAGCTTTAG
- a CDS encoding DUF5110 domain-containing protein, producing MKNVTQSTKEKPEDTLLLHIYNGDKPNTFSYYEDDGETLNYEKGDFYKRNIEFDPQKKIIRFSKAEGKFSSNFRKIKIILHGFDVVYID from the coding sequence GTGAAAAATGTAACGCAATCGACTAAGGAAAAGCCGGAAGATACTTTGCTGCTGCATATCTATAATGGTGATAAGCCAAACACTTTTTCTTATTATGAAGATGACGGTGAGACCCTGAATTATGAGAAAGGTGATTTCTATAAAAGGAATATAGAATTTGATCCGCAAAAAAAGATTATTCGTTTTTCCAAAGCAGAAGGCAAGTTCAGCTCAAATTTCAGAAAAATAAAAATCATACTTCACGGTTTTGATGTGGTTTATATAGATTAA
- a CDS encoding sensor histidine kinase — MADFSGKLFKYEVPNRKINLVKSFPGLALHIVQSSPKNNNQILVFNKNTIYNYNFKSNTSELIFETKNEINTVFYDDETKIIWVGTNRGLHKIISYQESITNITIPIKNHQTITAFAEDRDKNLWMVNGTSEIYCLKKDGKQEKILPVNPKLIFTNIFYDGQIMISADDGVYIVENKNVKKIIALPFSVKKIIKDYQNQYWILTEKNGIKVFDATTFKEKKNIVRNTMNYWKMNTSNDIAIGKDKKIWLASWMPKDYGISYYDDVDLIFKEINNLKSFNNTSKFITDYYNRIAFTKDRNLLFSGYGGWNLVSPNGKIIHSFFTEKYKVANDHLEGIAEDSRGNIWFATAEGLYQYSFVTDKIIRISQIDGLESNDVTFGFYKFFDDRIALASDSGIQILNLENLVKTQLINKLSLTSVIKDNVKIPFLSDNFTFDYNFTELDFNFSALTYSDNEKIVYRYRFSDESKWNYLGTNPKLSLIKLPPGNYRIIIQAGDNLGNWQSKELKINLNINPPFYLTIWFIVLMLGLLGFCGYLIARYFLNQEKEKSILKQRVKDVEMQTLRSQMNPHFLFNSLNSINSFIIQQKSREASIYLNTFSKLMRSILDNSRQEAISLEKEIETVEMYMKLEMARLENSFDYEIEIDHNLDAGFVQVPPLILQPFVENAIWHGLNNKKENGNVHIKIMQISEALLSIKITDNGIGRKASAKLKKEQIKHKSYGIEITKERLELLNPANQIIITDLEDENGNAVGTMVELKIVYYD, encoded by the coding sequence TTGGCTGATTTTTCGGGGAAATTATTTAAATATGAAGTTCCAAATAGAAAGATAAATTTAGTAAAATCTTTTCCAGGTTTAGCGTTACATATAGTTCAGTCATCGCCTAAAAATAATAATCAAATTCTTGTTTTCAATAAAAATACTATCTACAATTACAATTTTAAAAGCAATACATCCGAACTGATTTTTGAAACTAAAAATGAAATTAATACGGTTTTTTATGATGACGAAACCAAAATCATTTGGGTAGGAACCAATCGTGGACTCCATAAAATAATTTCATATCAGGAAAGTATTACCAACATCACTATTCCAATAAAAAATCATCAGACCATAACAGCTTTTGCGGAAGATAGAGACAAGAATCTTTGGATGGTAAATGGCACATCGGAAATTTATTGTTTAAAAAAAGATGGGAAACAGGAAAAAATTTTGCCGGTTAATCCCAAATTAATCTTCACCAATATTTTCTATGATGGACAGATAATGATTTCTGCTGATGATGGTGTTTATATCGTTGAAAATAAAAATGTTAAGAAGATAATCGCTCTGCCTTTTTCTGTCAAAAAGATAATTAAGGATTATCAAAATCAATATTGGATTTTGACCGAGAAAAACGGAATTAAAGTATTTGACGCAACTACCTTTAAAGAGAAAAAAAATATAGTTCGTAATACTATGAATTATTGGAAAATGAATACCAGTAATGATATTGCAATTGGGAAAGATAAAAAAATATGGCTGGCAAGCTGGATGCCTAAAGATTATGGAATCTCATATTATGATGATGTTGATTTGATTTTCAAAGAAATAAACAATCTTAAATCTTTTAATAATACCTCAAAATTTATTACTGATTATTATAACAGAATAGCCTTTACAAAAGACCGGAACTTGCTTTTTTCCGGTTATGGCGGGTGGAATCTGGTGTCACCCAATGGAAAAATTATCCATTCTTTTTTTACTGAAAAGTATAAAGTTGCCAATGATCATCTGGAAGGCATCGCAGAAGATTCTCGTGGGAATATCTGGTTTGCTACCGCAGAAGGACTCTATCAGTACAGTTTTGTTACGGACAAGATTATCAGGATTTCTCAGATAGACGGTTTAGAGAGTAATGATGTCACATTTGGTTTTTATAAATTTTTTGATGACAGGATTGCGTTGGCATCAGACAGCGGAATCCAGATTCTGAATTTAGAAAACCTGGTCAAAACGCAATTGATTAATAAATTATCGCTTACATCAGTTATAAAAGACAATGTGAAAATTCCTTTTTTATCGGATAATTTTACTTTTGATTACAATTTTACCGAGTTGGATTTCAATTTTTCGGCACTCACTTATTCTGATAACGAAAAAATAGTTTACCGATATCGCTTTTCTGATGAATCTAAGTGGAATTATCTAGGAACCAACCCGAAATTGTCATTAATAAAACTTCCGCCTGGCAACTACAGAATCATCATACAAGCTGGAGACAATCTTGGAAACTGGCAATCTAAGGAGTTGAAAATCAATTTAAATATCAATCCTCCTTTCTATCTCACAATCTGGTTTATAGTATTAATGTTAGGATTGCTTGGATTCTGCGGTTATCTGATCGCTCGTTATTTTCTGAACCAGGAAAAGGAAAAAAGCATCCTGAAGCAGCGTGTGAAGGATGTAGAGATGCAGACTCTGCGATCTCAGATGAACCCACATTTTTTGTTTAACTCGCTGAACTCTATCAATAGTTTTATCATACAGCAGAAAAGCAGGGAAGCTAGTATCTATCTCAATACTTTTTCTAAACTGATGAGAAGTATTTTGGATAATTCGCGACAGGAAGCCATTAGCCTGGAAAAAGAAATCGAAACAGTTGAGATGTATATGAAACTTGAGATGGCAAGGCTGGAAAACAGCTTTGACTATGAAATAGAGATAGATCATAATCTGGATGCCGGTTTTGTGCAGGTTCCACCGCTTATTCTTCAGCCATTTGTAGAAAATGCGATCTGGCATGGCTTGAACAATAAGAAAGAAAATGGGAATGTCCATATCAAGATTATGCAGATATCAGAAGCCTTGCTCAGTATAAAAATTACAGACAATGGAATTGGCAGAAAAGCTTCCGCAAAACTTAAAAAAGAACAAATAAAACATAAATCTTACGGCATAGAAATTACGAAGGAAAGACTCGAATTGCTGAATCCCGCCAATCAGATCATCATAACTGATCTGGAAGATGAAAACGGCAATGCTGTGGGAACAATGGTGGAACTTAAAATTGTATATTATGATTAA
- a CDS encoding LytR/AlgR family response regulator transcription factor: MIKTMIIDDEKHCIITLEHLISEHPDVEMVASTQDSTSAKELIEKYRPDIIFLDIEMPVMNGFELLKQFDTLFFKVIFTTAYDQYAIKALKMNALDYLLKPISAEDLEESIQKYKTSELQTSKAQLAQVHQFSSGKIQDTLALSTQQGLVFIKIDNISYLEADGSYTHIIMNDKTKHLASKPLSNFEEILQDNSLFFRAQKSFIINLKNIKQYIRGEGGDIVMEDGKNIALSRNKKSEFLGLFNKI, translated from the coding sequence ATGATTAAAACAATGATTATAGATGATGAAAAACACTGCATCATCACGCTGGAACATCTGATTTCTGAACACCCCGATGTAGAAATGGTAGCGTCCACTCAGGACAGCACTTCCGCCAAAGAATTGATAGAAAAATACCGCCCAGATATTATCTTTTTGGATATAGAAATGCCAGTAATGAATGGTTTCGAACTCCTGAAACAGTTTGATACACTTTTTTTTAAAGTAATTTTCACCACAGCTTATGATCAATACGCTATCAAAGCTCTGAAAATGAATGCGCTGGACTATCTTCTAAAACCCATTTCTGCTGAAGATCTGGAAGAAAGTATTCAAAAATATAAAACAAGTGAATTGCAGACTTCCAAAGCACAGCTTGCACAGGTTCATCAGTTCTCCAGCGGCAAAATTCAGGATACATTGGCACTTTCAACACAGCAGGGATTGGTTTTTATCAAGATCGATAATATTTCCTATCTGGAGGCAGACGGCTCCTACACACACATCATAATGAATGATAAAACCAAACATTTAGCAAGCAAGCCTTTATCTAATTTTGAGGAAATTCTACAGGATAATTCGCTTTTTTTCCGGGCACAGAAATCATTCATTATCAACCTGAAAAACATCAAACAATACATCCGTGGCGAAGGTGGCGATATTGTAATGGAAGACGGTAAAAACATTGCATTAAGCAGGAATAAAAAGTCAGAATTTTTGGGTCTTTTCAATAAAATCTAA
- a CDS encoding DUF3592 domain-containing protein — MVIRNKKIIGIISLLVGLAILGYAFSIINVVFYGKKSEAVVSGFVVHQNGARKVPNENSSFKNPFRGRSPFVTFRTENGLKTESHSRVMQIFSFTGYHQNNKVQIVYNPENPKQIFILDAREIPGLLLIIVFGFLLMVVGKSYILQKNTK; from the coding sequence ATGGTCATCAGAAACAAAAAAATCATCGGAATTATTTCCCTGCTAGTTGGGCTGGCAATTTTGGGTTACGCATTTAGCATCATAAACGTAGTTTTCTACGGCAAAAAGTCGGAAGCCGTCGTTTCAGGTTTTGTGGTACACCAGAACGGAGCCAGAAAAGTTCCGAATGAAAATTCAAGTTTCAAAAATCCCTTCAGAGGAAGAAGTCCGTTTGTGACATTCCGTACAGAAAACGGCCTCAAAACAGAATCTCACAGCCGCGTGATGCAGATTTTTAGCTTCACTGGCTATCATCAGAATAATAAAGTGCAGATTGTTTATAATCCTGAAAATCCAAAACAGATTTTCATTTTGGATGCCAGAGAGATTCCCGGCCTTTTGCTCATCATCGTTTTTGGATTTCTTTTGATGGTCGTCGGCAAAAGTTATATTCTTCAAAAAAACACAAAATGA